One Nostocoides sp. HKS02 genomic window carries:
- the def gene encoding peptide deformylase, producing MSIQNIRLFGDPVLRTPAEPVVDFDRELRQLVKDLTDTMMDAPGAGLAAPQIGVGLRVFTYWIDGELGHLVNPDLELSTELQDGEEGCLSFPGLRFETPRALRTVAAGFNQFGEPVTIEGSELMARCLQHETDHLDGILFIDRMDREQRKAAMRAIREAEWAGGPTPTVKLSPHSTFGRGM from the coding sequence TTGTCGATCCAGAACATCCGCCTCTTCGGTGACCCGGTCCTGCGCACCCCGGCCGAGCCGGTCGTCGACTTCGACCGCGAGCTGCGCCAGCTGGTCAAGGACCTCACCGACACGATGATGGACGCGCCCGGCGCGGGGCTGGCCGCCCCCCAGATCGGCGTGGGCCTGCGGGTGTTCACGTACTGGATCGACGGCGAGCTGGGTCACCTCGTCAATCCGGACCTCGAGCTCTCCACGGAGCTCCAGGACGGCGAGGAGGGCTGCCTGTCGTTCCCCGGGCTGCGGTTCGAGACCCCACGGGCGCTGCGCACCGTCGCAGCGGGGTTCAACCAGTTCGGCGAGCCCGTCACGATCGAGGGCTCCGAGCTGATGGCGCGCTGCCTGCAGCACGAGACCGACCACCTCGACGGCATCCTGTTCATCGACCGGATGGACCGCGAGCAGCGCAAGGCCGCGATGCGGGCGATCCGTGAGGCCGAGTGGGCGGGCGGTCCGACACCGACCGTCAAGCTCAGCCCGCACTCGACCTTCGGGCGGGGCATGTGA
- a CDS encoding HNH endonuclease signature motif containing protein, whose product MHAERLEDAALRAREEAEAEGHPQRRRVGERLPIDPQLASAASLAPLLHLSPRTMATRVFQARVVTRSLERTHAMAWDGELEPYRVEAIARAARDVRLDRLEEFEARLYDRDVAQLDRSSLAERARRAAARADAESLLAAAARGRTGRHVTVRAGDEPGMTTWTMSLPSAQSSRLWAAVETLAADYALANPHLPIGAARADALVDLALSEVQVTTTVTFVAPLPGEVEGEVEFRAIGERVCAGCADAGGLFAGPQPEEGECGCRPGLRAMVPVRGRLRDPVEDPRVGMILPTHLEQLVADPDLRVRLAARHPGTGTLRYQDPTTYRPGKALAAAVRLRDGHCRFPGCRTAAERCQLDHVVPAPLGPTEAANLQCLCTAHHGFKHHAGWTVTMDDQGFCTWTAPTGRRHHTGPRDFSSQAA is encoded by the coding sequence GTGCACGCCGAGCGCCTGGAGGACGCTGCCCTCCGGGCCCGTGAGGAGGCCGAGGCCGAGGGTCACCCCCAGCGACGCCGCGTCGGCGAGCGGTTGCCGATCGACCCCCAGCTGGCGTCCGCGGCGAGCCTGGCGCCGCTGCTGCACCTGTCGCCGAGGACGATGGCGACCCGGGTGTTCCAGGCCCGGGTGGTCACCAGGAGCCTGGAACGCACCCACGCGATGGCGTGGGACGGCGAGCTCGAGCCGTACCGGGTCGAGGCCATCGCCCGGGCTGCCCGCGACGTCCGGTTGGACCGGCTCGAGGAGTTCGAGGCGCGGTTGTACGACCGCGACGTCGCGCAGCTGGACCGGTCCTCGCTGGCCGAGCGCGCCCGGCGCGCCGCGGCACGGGCGGATGCCGAGAGCCTCCTCGCCGCAGCGGCGCGGGGACGCACCGGACGTCACGTCACGGTGCGCGCGGGCGACGAGCCGGGGATGACGACGTGGACGATGTCGCTCCCGTCCGCTCAGTCATCGCGACTATGGGCAGCCGTCGAGACGCTCGCCGCGGACTACGCGCTCGCCAACCCGCACCTGCCCATCGGCGCGGCCCGGGCCGACGCGCTGGTCGACCTCGCGCTCAGCGAGGTGCAGGTCACGACCACGGTGACCTTCGTGGCTCCGTTGCCTGGTGAGGTGGAAGGCGAGGTCGAGTTCCGGGCGATCGGAGAGCGAGTCTGTGCCGGGTGCGCCGACGCCGGCGGCCTGTTCGCCGGGCCACAGCCCGAGGAGGGCGAGTGCGGCTGCCGTCCGGGGCTCCGGGCGATGGTGCCGGTCCGAGGGCGCCTGCGAGATCCCGTCGAGGATCCCCGAGTGGGGATGATCCTCCCCACGCACCTCGAACAGCTCGTCGCCGACCCGGACCTGCGGGTGCGCCTCGCGGCGCGACATCCCGGCACCGGGACCCTGCGCTACCAGGACCCGACCACGTATCGGCCCGGCAAGGCGCTGGCCGCTGCGGTGCGGCTGCGCGACGGCCACTGCCGGTTCCCTGGCTGCCGCACGGCCGCCGAGCGCTGCCAGCTCGACCACGTGGTCCCGGCGCCGCTCGGACCGACCGAGGCCGCCAACCTCCAGTGCCTGTGCACCGCCCACCACGGCTTCAAGCACCATGCCGGGTGGACCGTCACCATGGACGACCAGGGGTTCTGCACCTGGACCGCACCGACCGGGCGCCGTCACCACACGGGGCCGCGCGACTTCAGCTCCCAGGCGGCCTAG
- the rpe gene encoding ribulose-phosphate 3-epimerase codes for MQISPSILSADFANLQSELNRIGNADWAHVDVMDGHFVPNLTLGLPVVEALAKVSPIPLDCHLMIDDPDRWAPKYAEAGAASVTFHIEAAAGPRALARTLRAAGARAGMAIKPGTAFGPYEELLTDLDMVLVMTVEPGFGGQSFMADQMPKVAQVREAVRRRGGEVWVQVDGGVSASTIEQCAEAGADVFVAGSAVYGAQDAAAAVDELRALASAHAH; via the coding sequence GTGCAGATCTCACCGAGCATCCTGTCCGCCGACTTCGCCAATCTCCAGAGCGAGCTCAACCGCATCGGCAACGCGGACTGGGCCCACGTGGACGTCATGGACGGTCACTTCGTCCCCAACCTCACCCTGGGCCTGCCGGTCGTGGAGGCGCTCGCCAAGGTCAGCCCGATCCCGCTGGACTGCCACCTGATGATCGACGATCCCGACCGCTGGGCGCCGAAGTATGCCGAGGCCGGGGCGGCGTCGGTGACCTTCCACATCGAGGCTGCTGCCGGTCCACGAGCCCTCGCTCGCACCCTGCGCGCGGCGGGTGCCCGCGCGGGCATGGCCATCAAGCCCGGCACCGCGTTCGGCCCCTACGAGGAGCTGCTGACCGACCTCGACATGGTGCTGGTCATGACGGTGGAGCCCGGCTTCGGCGGCCAGTCGTTCATGGCGGACCAGATGCCCAAGGTCGCCCAGGTGCGTGAGGCCGTCCGGCGCCGGGGCGGCGAGGTCTGGGTGCAGGTCGACGGTGGGGTCTCCGCCTCGACCATCGAGCAGTGTGCCGAGGCCGGCGCGGACGTCTTCGTCGCCGGGTCTGCGGTCTACGGCGCACAGGACGCCGCGGCTGCGGTGGACGAGCTGCGCGCCCTGGCCAGCGCCCACGCGCACTGA